The Citrifermentans bemidjiense Bem genome window below encodes:
- a CDS encoding D-2-hydroxyacid dehydrogenase — MKIVVLDGYTLNPGDNPWDEVASFGDLTLYDRTPAEMVVERSRGAQVLLTNKTVLSAATLAALPELRLVCVLATGYNVVDLEKSAQLGIPVVNVPEYGSDSVAQHAIALLLELTNRVAQYHQAVARGDWSASPDFTLVGEPLTELCGRSIGIVGLGRIGARVARIAQALGMEVLAYNPRHRVAPEGISLRWLSLDQLFSQADVVSLHCPLNDENEGMVNQRTLSLMKPQALLINTSRGGLVVERDLAEALNRGSIAGAAVDVAAREPIPADSPLLLAKNCIVTPHIAWATLAARRRLMAATAANIASFLAGKPQNVVNGVQ; from the coding sequence ATGAAGATAGTGGTCCTGGATGGATATACGCTGAACCCGGGCGACAACCCCTGGGACGAGGTCGCCTCCTTCGGCGACCTCACGCTCTACGACCGCACCCCTGCCGAGATGGTGGTGGAGCGCTCCCGCGGAGCGCAGGTGCTCCTTACCAACAAGACGGTGCTCTCGGCGGCGACCTTGGCTGCGCTCCCGGAACTGAGGCTCGTCTGCGTGCTGGCGACCGGCTACAACGTGGTCGACCTGGAAAAGAGCGCGCAGCTGGGGATACCGGTGGTCAACGTCCCGGAGTACGGCAGCGACTCGGTGGCCCAGCACGCCATAGCCCTCCTCCTGGAACTCACCAACCGGGTGGCGCAGTACCATCAGGCCGTGGCCCGCGGCGATTGGTCCGCCTCTCCCGACTTCACCCTGGTGGGAGAGCCTTTGACGGAACTTTGCGGCAGGAGCATCGGCATCGTGGGGCTCGGGAGGATAGGGGCGCGGGTGGCGCGCATCGCACAGGCGCTGGGGATGGAGGTTCTGGCTTACAACCCGAGGCACCGGGTGGCCCCGGAAGGGATCTCTTTGCGCTGGCTTAGTCTGGACCAGCTTTTCAGCCAGGCCGACGTGGTGAGCCTGCACTGCCCGCTCAATGATGAAAACGAAGGGATGGTGAACCAAAGGACCCTGTCGCTGATGAAGCCGCAGGCGCTCCTTATCAACACCTCCCGCGGCGGGCTCGTCGTCGAGCGCGACCTAGCCGAGGCTTTGAACCGCGGGAGCATCGCCGGCGCCGCGGTCGACGTCGCCGCTAGGGAGCCGATACCCGCGGACAGCCCGCTTTTGCTGGCCAAGAACTGCATCGTCACCCCGCATATCGCCTGGGCGACACTTGCCGCCCGGCGCAGGCTGATGGCGGCGACCGCCGCCAACATCGCCTCCTTCCTGGCGGGGAAACCGCAAAACGTGGTGAACGGGGTGCAGTGA